The Aminithiophilus ramosus genome contains a region encoding:
- the queA gene encoding tRNA preQ1(34) S-adenosylmethionine ribosyltransferase-isomerase QueA — protein MVDFYDPDSYHFELPPSQIAQNPVEPRDHSRLLVADRKGSPLEDRLFCDLPDLLCPGDLLVLNDTKVIRARLRGTKKRGGGAVEVLLLKPLDGEWREWEALVRPGRRLPPGTVVVLAEGVEVLVNASREEGTREIRFIGPDPESVRNYLDRHGEIPLPPYIHDSQAPDERYQTVYAAEEGSAAAPTAGLHFTRSLLDRIESGGVERAYVTLHVGLGTFRPVKEKDIRLHPMHEELCILSAEAVAAVERTRKRGGRVIAVGTTVVRTLESSADDKGILSPGVRSTRLFIYPGYPFRVVDGLITNFHLPKSTLLMLVAAFLGYDRTFEAYERAVREGYRFFSFGDAMAIF, from the coding sequence TTGGTCGATTTTTACGATCCCGATAGCTACCACTTCGAACTGCCGCCGTCTCAGATCGCCCAAAATCCCGTCGAGCCGAGAGATCACTCGCGACTCCTCGTAGCCGACAGAAAAGGTTCTCCCCTTGAGGACCGTCTCTTCTGCGATCTTCCCGATCTTTTGTGTCCCGGCGATCTGCTCGTTCTGAACGACACCAAAGTGATCCGAGCACGGCTGCGAGGCACCAAAAAAAGAGGAGGAGGAGCCGTTGAAGTGCTGCTCCTCAAACCCCTCGACGGAGAGTGGCGCGAGTGGGAGGCCCTCGTTCGCCCTGGGAGAAGGCTCCCTCCCGGGACGGTGGTTGTTCTGGCCGAAGGGGTAGAGGTTCTCGTAAACGCCTCGAGAGAGGAGGGGACGAGGGAAATCCGCTTTATCGGTCCCGACCCCGAATCTGTCCGTAACTATCTCGATCGTCACGGCGAAATCCCTCTTCCTCCCTATATCCACGATAGCCAGGCTCCGGACGAGCGCTATCAGACCGTTTATGCCGCCGAGGAGGGATCGGCCGCCGCCCCGACGGCGGGCCTCCACTTCACCCGATCCCTCCTCGATCGGATCGAATCCGGAGGCGTCGAGAGGGCTTACGTCACCCTCCATGTCGGTCTCGGCACGTTCCGGCCCGTCAAAGAGAAGGACATCCGCCTTCACCCCATGCACGAAGAACTCTGCATCCTCTCTGCAGAGGCCGTCGCGGCCGTGGAAAGGACGCGGAAACGGGGAGGGCGCGTCATCGCCGTCGGAACGACAGTGGTCCGCACGCTCGAATCCTCTGCCGACGACAAAGGAATACTCTCTCCCGGAGTGCGGAGTACCCGCCTTTTCATCTACCCCGGCTACCCCTTTAGGGTCGTCGACGGTCTGATCACCAATTTTCACCTGCCTAAAAGCACGCTACTGATGTTGGTTGCAGCCTTCCTGGGCTACGATCGCACCTTCGAGGCTTACGAACGGGCTGTCCGAGAGGGCTACCGCTTTTTCTCCTTCGGCGACGCCATGGCTATTTTTTGA
- a CDS encoding SpoIID/LytB domain-containing protein, whose protein sequence is MKQRRLYLLSALFLLLSLLPLSAEGATQTVRVRIDGDKSGGTLTSPAAMTLSDGKGKSMGGGTKAVLTFNDDGTASVGGKKLIGPVSVSAKAPLSWNGRPYRGKMEVRKGSQGWVVVNVIDVEDYLRGVLKMEINPAWPMEAIRAQAIVARTYAISHAGQSGTKGYDFDDSHNAQVYRGVNAEDPTLDRGIDATRGVVVTWQGNLALTPYHSDSGGWTADVRDVWGGSRPYLVVRQEPFPSRSPHETWSTTLTATQMTAIFRKMGVNVGEVTGLSVAERDQGGRAVSLRVQGTAGEATVKSHAFRMAADSKVIRSTCFELRSSDGGTPRSPLPILSPPAKDRAVDGDDPNLIITLTQEGAFTKDELMDMLLHPETRQSYVDKALARSSKGKGSKPTAPVVASPRSSGSFTFEGRGWGHGVGMSQWGAKVMAEKGWKAEKILGHYYPGTTLKKIY, encoded by the coding sequence GTGAAGCAACGGCGACTCTATCTCCTGTCGGCCCTGTTTCTCCTTTTATCCCTTCTGCCCCTTTCCGCCGAAGGAGCGACGCAGACCGTGCGGGTCCGCATCGACGGGGACAAAAGCGGTGGCACCCTGACGTCGCCGGCGGCCATGACGCTCTCCGACGGCAAAGGCAAATCGATGGGGGGAGGCACCAAGGCAGTCCTGACCTTCAACGATGATGGGACCGCTTCCGTCGGGGGGAAAAAACTGATCGGCCCCGTCTCCGTCTCCGCCAAGGCCCCCCTCTCCTGGAACGGACGTCCCTACAGGGGGAAAATGGAAGTTCGAAAGGGCTCGCAAGGGTGGGTGGTGGTCAATGTCATCGACGTCGAAGACTACCTGAGAGGCGTTCTCAAGATGGAGATCAATCCCGCCTGGCCCATGGAGGCCATCCGAGCTCAGGCCATCGTGGCGAGGACCTACGCCATTTCCCACGCAGGCCAGAGCGGAACCAAGGGATACGACTTCGACGACAGCCATAACGCCCAGGTCTATCGCGGCGTCAATGCCGAAGACCCGACCCTGGATCGAGGCATTGACGCGACTCGAGGTGTGGTTGTCACCTGGCAGGGGAACTTGGCCCTGACGCCCTACCACTCCGATTCTGGAGGATGGACAGCCGACGTGCGCGATGTCTGGGGCGGCAGCCGTCCCTACCTTGTGGTCCGTCAGGAACCCTTTCCCTCTCGATCGCCCCATGAAACATGGTCAACGACCTTGACGGCCACTCAAATGACGGCTATTTTTCGCAAAATGGGAGTGAACGTCGGAGAGGTGACGGGCCTTTCCGTGGCCGAACGCGACCAAGGAGGAAGAGCCGTCTCTCTCCGAGTTCAAGGGACCGCCGGAGAAGCGACGGTCAAGAGCCATGCCTTCCGCATGGCCGCCGATTCCAAAGTCATCCGCAGCACCTGTTTCGAGCTGCGATCTTCGGACGGTGGAACGCCCCGATCGCCTCTCCCCATTCTCTCCCCGCCGGCCAAGGACCGTGCCGTCGATGGGGACGATCCCAACCTGATCATCACGCTGACGCAGGAGGGGGCTTTCACGAAGGATGAGCTGATGGATATGTTGCTTCATCCCGAGACGCGACAATCCTATGTCGACAAGGCTCTGGCCCGCTCCTCGAAAGGCAAGGGGTCCAAACCGACGGCTCCCGTCGTCGCAAGCCCTCGCTCTTCGGGGTCCTTTACCTTCGAAGGGCGGGGATGGGGCCATGGCGTGGGCATGTCTCAATGGGGGGCCAAAGTCATGGCAGAAAAGGGATGGAAGGCCGAAAAAATCCTGGGACACTACTATCCTGGAACAACGTTGAAGAAAATTTATTAG
- a CDS encoding DUF2905 domain-containing protein — MSALGRLVMGLGLALLVCGACLVAASRLSLPLGHLPGDWVFRRGNFRFFFPLTSMILVSLVLSLAAHIIGRWLR, encoded by the coding sequence GTGTCCGCCCTGGGGCGTCTGGTGATGGGGCTCGGCCTGGCCCTTCTGGTCTGCGGCGCCTGCCTTGTGGCGGCATCACGCCTCTCTCTGCCCTTGGGACATCTGCCCGGCGATTGGGTCTTTCGTCGAGGAAATTTCCGCTTCTTTTTCCCCTTGACCTCCATGATTCTCGTAAGCCTTGTCCTCTCGCTTGCGGCCCACATCATCGGGCGCTGGCTGCGATGA
- the ruvB gene encoding Holliday junction branch migration DNA helicase RuvB: MTDERDRIVTSVSQREDEGLHLRPQYLQDFVGQEEMSAKLSIFIQAAKRRGEPLDHTLFYGPPGLGKTTLAGIISHEMGSQIRLTSGPALERAGDLAAILSNVQANDVLFIDEIHRLSPAVEEVLYPAMEDYALDIIVGKGPLARSIRLQLPPFTLIGATTRLGLLTSPLRARFGIVEQLQLYGPESLQDILMRASVLFELDLCKEAAFEIAGRSRGTPRVALRLLRRVRDVAEVRGATVVDAALASEALSMLGVDGLGLDEGDRRLLKALVGLFGGGPVGLATLAAALNEEAQTIEDIYEPYLIQKGFLERTPRGRRGTTRAFQYLGLRPPMGWGEQLVLVDDPEEA; encoded by the coding sequence GTGACTGACGAAAGAGATCGAATCGTCACTTCCGTCTCTCAGAGAGAGGACGAAGGGCTCCATCTCCGCCCTCAGTACCTTCAGGACTTCGTCGGCCAGGAGGAGATGAGCGCCAAGCTCTCTATCTTCATCCAGGCAGCGAAGCGGAGAGGAGAACCTCTCGACCACACCCTCTTTTACGGCCCGCCCGGATTGGGAAAAACGACGTTAGCTGGCATCATCTCTCACGAAATGGGCAGTCAGATTCGTCTGACGTCGGGACCGGCTCTGGAGCGGGCCGGTGATTTGGCGGCCATCCTCTCCAACGTTCAGGCCAACGATGTGCTTTTCATCGATGAGATCCATCGTCTTTCTCCCGCGGTGGAGGAGGTCCTCTACCCTGCAATGGAGGATTATGCTTTGGATATCATCGTCGGCAAGGGCCCCCTGGCCCGAAGCATTCGCCTTCAGCTTCCTCCGTTTACGCTTATCGGAGCCACGACACGTCTGGGGCTGTTGACCTCTCCGCTGCGAGCCCGTTTCGGCATCGTCGAGCAGCTGCAGCTTTACGGCCCCGAGTCCCTTCAGGATATTCTGATGCGGGCTTCCGTCCTTTTCGAACTGGATCTTTGCAAAGAGGCGGCTTTCGAGATCGCGGGCCGTTCCCGTGGGACGCCCCGCGTCGCTCTCCGCCTTCTGCGCCGCGTTCGCGATGTGGCTGAAGTGCGCGGGGCGACCGTCGTCGATGCCGCCTTGGCTTCCGAGGCCCTCTCCATGCTCGGCGTCGACGGACTGGGGCTCGACGAAGGGGATCGTCGGCTCCTGAAGGCCCTCGTCGGTCTTTTCGGGGGAGGCCCCGTTGGACTGGCGACTTTGGCAGCGGCCCTCAACGAGGAAGCTCAGACGATCGAGGATATTTACGAGCCCTATCTGATTCAGAAGGGCTTTCTCGAAAGAACTCCCCGAGGCCGAAGGGGAACGACGAGAGCTTTTCAGTATCTCGGGTTGCGCCCTCCCATGGGATGGGGAGAACAGCTGGTTCTCGTCGACGATCCGGAGGAGGCCTGA
- the ruvA gene encoding Holliday junction branch migration protein RuvA, whose amino-acid sequence MLRRLRGRVLEKADSVIVDVNGLGLEVFCSRRCEERCCVDEEIEMDVVLQLPETGPILFGFADGRERQLFRTLLSVKGIGGKIALSLLRSLTMEDFVRALQSGDVALLSRVPGVGKKTAERLCFELKGKLADFEDISGEEGSRRREAPYPDVVSVVLEALLGLGFGRSEASVALNRASLRIEAEKMTESLLLQESLRELRKS is encoded by the coding sequence TTGCTGAGACGTCTGCGTGGCCGTGTCCTGGAAAAGGCCGATTCCGTCATTGTCGACGTCAACGGCCTCGGGCTGGAGGTTTTTTGTTCCCGTCGCTGCGAGGAGCGCTGCTGCGTCGACGAGGAGATCGAAATGGATGTGGTTCTTCAGCTTCCCGAGACGGGGCCGATCCTCTTCGGTTTTGCCGATGGACGTGAGCGACAGCTTTTTCGCACGTTGCTCTCCGTCAAAGGCATCGGTGGTAAAATTGCCCTCTCCCTGCTGCGATCGCTCACGATGGAGGATTTCGTGCGTGCCCTTCAGAGCGGCGATGTGGCCCTTCTTTCCCGCGTGCCCGGCGTCGGGAAAAAGACGGCCGAGAGGCTCTGTTTCGAGTTGAAGGGTAAACTCGCCGACTTCGAGGACATCTCAGGAGAGGAGGGCTCCCGTCGTCGCGAAGCGCCCTATCCCGATGTTGTCTCCGTCGTGCTTGAGGCTCTTTTAGGTCTCGGCTTCGGACGATCGGAGGCTTCCGTCGCCCTCAATCGGGCCTCGCTTCGTATCGAAGCCGAAAAGATGACGGAGTCCCTTCTGCTTCAGGAATCGCTTCGCGAACTTCGGAAGAGCTGA